In Silene latifolia isolate original U9 population chromosome X, ASM4854445v1, whole genome shotgun sequence, the following proteins share a genomic window:
- the LOC141619888 gene encoding uncharacterized protein LOC141619888, which produces MGPVVRWPRKSDNPNLRKDHTKWCEFDMDIGNTTEDYFTLRKEVAYLLKVGYLKDLIKARGRNEDPGKVNPEQKQKCNIPPPPPIYKVKFINGGSEICGLTSSAAKTIAKTPQTKSPCKPSNIPPITFGDCDLVGILDLHHDGLVISMQVGTANVRRILVDRGSSVNLIMLDILKAMKISEDQITKKSSVLVGFSGETKNSLGEIYLPTYAESVASYERFGVLDCLSSYSVILGRPWIHNVKAVPYTYHQCIKILTDWGVGTIKGEHKSAQECYTEALKPSKAAPHRMETDQIILNPEYLESGNGKVPFPLPHIDAMVDATTGHKMLTFMDASSGFNQIKMVDYNLVVCMFVRDNVECVVYVLHRMFHDP; this is translated from the exons ATGGGACCAGTGGTCAGGTGGCCCAGAAAGTCAGACAACCCAAATTTAAGGAAGGACCATACCAAGTGGTGTGAATTTGACATGGATATAGGGAATACAACGGAGGATTACTTTACTCTCAGGAAAGAAGTGGCATACCTGTTAAAGGTAGGATACCTCAAAGATCTGATCAAGGCCAGAGGCAGGAATGAAGATCCTGGCAAAGTCAACCCAGAGCAAAAGCAAAAATGCAATATCCCTCCACCACCTCCAATCTATAAAGTAAAATTCATAAATGGCGGATcagagatttgtggcctgaccagttcagcagcaaaaacGATAGCCAAGACTCCTCAAACTAAGTCGCCTTGTAAGCCTAGCAACATACCACCTATCACGTTCGGTGACTGTGATCTGGTAGGCATCCTTGACctacatcatgatggcctggtgaTCTCCATGCAAGTTGGAACTGCAAACGTAAGGAGAATCTTGGTAGACAGAGgtagctcagtgaacctgatcatgctagaCATACTCAAAGCCATGAAGATCAGcgaggatcaaatcaccaagaaatccagtGTCTTGGTAGGGTTTAGCGGTGAGACAAAGAATTCATTAGGAGAGATCTATCTCCCTACCTATGCTGAAAGCGTTGCATcttatgaaagatttggagttcTAGACTGTCTATCCTCCTACAGTGTCATTCTGGGAaggccctggattcataatgtcaaagCTGTCCCCTATACTTATCATCAGTGTATCAAGATACTAACAGACTGGGGAGTAGGAACCATCAAAGGTGAGCATAAGtcagcccaggaatgctatacAGAAGCCCTAAAGCcatccaaggcag CACCACATAGGATGGAAACAGATCAGATAATCCTCAACCCTGAGTATCTTGAAAG TGGTAATGGAAAAGTTCCGTTCCCTCttccacatattgatgccatggtagatgcaACGACAGGACATAAGATGCTCACATTCATGGACGCTTCCAGTGGATTTAATCAGATAAAGAT GGTTGATTATAAC CTTGTAGTTTGTATGTTTGTGAGAGATAATGTAGAATGTGTTGTGTATGTTCTTCATCGAATGTTCCATGATCCATGA